A stretch of the Amycolatopsis sp. BJA-103 genome encodes the following:
- a CDS encoding CBASS oligonucleotide cyclase encodes MAGERNVNHQILATFAVTRVNISSADAAQRRAQVNHLRSRLETHIAAAPDYDLVKLRASGSTAKGTAIRRRRGEGSDADVAAYLRTTDPDIDESKVLDWLLARCIEVYGKTKVADDFVISQHAVGITLHGSKLKIDVAPVLFQGDEQDRGHLITRQGERVLTSVTQHLEFIRSRKQEAGRGYAELIRLLKAWIQEAKRLDPNLRCKSFLLELIVAHLWDNGWHGAPLQVDDYPAAFEQVLAYIVTTGLQAPVVFTDHYAANAVSSSSEPIQVWDPVNPGNNVASSYTDTNRRHLVDLAAEALDAVSWAATSPTCGAANDAWRTLFGPSFLGA; translated from the coding sequence ATGGCCGGGGAGAGGAACGTCAACCACCAGATCCTGGCGACATTCGCCGTCACACGGGTCAACATCTCGAGCGCCGACGCCGCGCAGCGCCGAGCACAGGTGAATCACCTGCGGTCCCGGCTCGAGACGCACATCGCGGCAGCCCCGGACTACGACCTGGTCAAGCTGCGCGCGTCGGGTAGCACCGCCAAGGGCACCGCCATCAGACGTCGGCGCGGCGAGGGATCCGACGCCGATGTTGCCGCCTACCTGCGGACGACCGACCCCGACATCGACGAGTCCAAGGTCCTGGACTGGCTCCTCGCGCGGTGCATCGAGGTCTACGGCAAGACGAAGGTGGCCGACGACTTCGTGATCTCGCAGCACGCCGTCGGCATCACGCTGCACGGTTCCAAGCTCAAGATCGACGTCGCGCCGGTGCTGTTCCAGGGCGACGAGCAGGACAGGGGCCACCTGATCACCCGTCAGGGCGAGCGGGTGCTGACCTCGGTGACGCAGCACCTGGAGTTCATCCGGTCCCGCAAGCAGGAAGCCGGGCGCGGCTACGCCGAGCTGATCCGGCTGCTCAAAGCGTGGATCCAGGAAGCGAAGCGCCTGGACCCGAACCTCCGCTGCAAGAGCTTCCTTCTCGAACTCATCGTCGCGCACCTGTGGGACAACGGCTGGCACGGCGCGCCTCTGCAGGTCGACGACTACCCGGCGGCGTTCGAGCAGGTGCTCGCCTACATCGTAACCACCGGTCTACAGGCGCCGGTCGTGTTCACCGACCACTACGCCGCGAACGCGGTCTCATCCTCGTCCGAGCCCATCCAGGTCTGGGATCCGGTCAATCCGGGCAACAACGTCGCGTCGAGCTACACCGACACCAACCGACGCCACCTCGTCGACCTCGCGGCTGAGGCGCTCGACGCGGTCTCCTGGGCCGCTACCTCCCCCACCTGCGGCGCGGCCAACGACGCCTGGCGCACCCTCTTCGGCCCTTCGTTCCTCGGAGCTTGA
- a CDS encoding HORMA-1 domain-containing protein, whose translation MSASLTFTSSFTITNARYVGAKIGADLRQLRSMYGRPADVDEIDKFAEEAALLLKADYLGTADYGFRDHASNSWKLRLRYRATAGRQRLDDPPGRLPRSADVAKLPFHSYMSYSDTFNALSVADQTAFKAGLPVRRTAGTEPSVGLGNSTPGHGYSSNGIGVTRGIFVALAT comes from the coding sequence ATGAGCGCTTCCTTGACCTTCACCTCCTCGTTCACGATCACCAACGCCCGGTACGTCGGCGCCAAGATTGGTGCCGACCTGCGGCAGCTGCGCTCGATGTACGGCAGGCCAGCCGACGTCGACGAGATCGACAAGTTCGCCGAGGAAGCCGCCTTGCTCCTGAAAGCCGACTACCTCGGCACCGCGGACTACGGATTCCGGGACCATGCCAGCAACAGCTGGAAGCTACGTCTCCGCTACCGGGCGACGGCTGGTCGACAGCGGCTCGATGATCCGCCTGGCCGACTTCCGCGATCCGCGGATGTCGCGAAGCTGCCGTTCCACTCATACATGTCGTACAGCGACACCTTCAACGCCCTGTCCGTCGCCGACCAAACAGCCTTCAAGGCAGGCCTGCCGGTCCGGCGGACCGCGGGTACCGAACCCAGCGTCGGACTCGGCAACTCCACGCCTGGCCACGGCTACAGCAGTAACGGCATTGGCGTGACCCGCGGCATCTTCGTCGCGCTCGCGACCTGA
- a CDS encoding pentapeptide repeat-containing protein gives MSSNALPRTTKPNARRSPTIFDGHAAFNGATFTSDAIFAKTTFAGDAGFRKATFAGDAWFGGATVKGKPVAPSDFVFGTREDSG, from the coding sequence ATGTCCTCGAACGCCTTGCCCAGGACAACGAAACCCAATGCCAGACGATCGCCAACGATCTTCGACGGTCACGCGGCGTTCAACGGGGCAACTTTCACCAGCGACGCCATATTCGCCAAGACGACCTTCGCCGGCGACGCAGGTTTCCGCAAGGCGACCTTCGCCGGCGACGCCTGGTTCGGCGGAGCGACGGTGAAAGGAAAGCCTGTCGCCCCCTCAGATTTCGTCTTCGGAACCAGAGAGGACTCTGGCTAA
- a CDS encoding STAS-like domain-containing protein has translation MGKHGSFLATRSTAKAARESLEHESSAGSEANEVVIDFAGVDAMTISFADEFLGKFYAAVASGDVAVSVVLLQGLNEETLETMQVCLDRRELMAAAVDGGEIRLIAAPAHLNETYRQAFALRRFRAGELSERLGVTLQNVNNRLKRLVSSGTLKRERSIPANRGGKEFVYTVPGSWSEKPA, from the coding sequence GTGGGCAAGCATGGTTCCTTCCTTGCCACCCGGAGTACCGCCAAGGCTGCGCGGGAGTCATTGGAGCACGAGTCGTCCGCTGGATCGGAAGCCAATGAGGTCGTGATTGACTTTGCGGGCGTCGACGCCATGACCATCAGTTTCGCCGACGAGTTCCTCGGCAAGTTTTACGCTGCGGTCGCGTCCGGAGATGTCGCGGTGTCGGTCGTGCTGCTACAGGGGCTCAACGAGGAGACTCTCGAGACGATGCAGGTCTGTCTTGATCGGCGCGAGTTGATGGCGGCCGCTGTAGATGGTGGTGAAATTCGCTTGATAGCTGCGCCAGCGCATCTTAATGAGACGTATCGCCAAGCTTTCGCCCTTCGAAGATTTCGCGCAGGGGAGCTGTCCGAACGTCTTGGGGTCACCTTGCAGAACGTCAACAATCGATTGAAACGCCTGGTTTCGAGCGGTACACTCAAACGTGAAAGAAGCATTCCGGCCAACAGGGGTGGAAAAGAATTTGTTTACACGGTCCCGGGTTCGTGGTCAGAGAAGCCTGCATAA